The following is a genomic window from Sciurus carolinensis chromosome 3, mSciCar1.2, whole genome shotgun sequence.
GCTTTTGTTCAGCATCATAACGTAAATATTTGCCCACATCTGAAATTTCTTCCTAAATATGGTCTTAGTAGCTGCATGATAGAGCCTCCTACTGCTTTGGCCACTTCCTTGTTTGCAGTTCTGCATAAGTATGCACCTTCAGAGAACACCTTCTTCCATTACTTGTGtctacatttcaaatttttctctcaGGATAATTCCCAGGAACGGAGTCGCTGGGTCAAAAAGTACCCATGATATGGAGGTTAATGCATCTCGCCCAGTTGCTGGTCCGAGAAAATGCCACTTCCTTCCCCCAGGGGCTGCCTCGAACACCACACCTCTCATTTTCGAGAGGAGCACCATGCAGATGtttgctttttcacttttttcttattaacagagctaaatatttttttcagatggtTATTAGCCATTTGTGTTTCCAGAAGGGAGATCCAGCCCCGCCTCACGGGCCTCCCTGTTTCGCAGTTCCTCCCCCCGCCATCCAAACCCCAGAGTTAGCTGGCATTCTGACAGGCTCCTCGGCCAGCCCCCACCGGGTCACCTGGAGGTGGATCCCAGGCTGTGAACCGCCCAGGCCTGTCTCTTAATGTAAGCAGACCAAGGTGTGAACAGGTGAGATGAGGTCCCAGAGTCACTCAGGATGAGAGGTggagctgggacttgaacccaggctgTGGGCAGCAGGGCCCAGGCCTACACACTCTGCACTAGGGCCAGTGGGAGATGATGGGGCACAACTGCAGCCTTGGGTTTCTCCAGAGCAGATGGCTCACCTGTGGGCATCATGGGTACCGGTCTTGTCAACAAGTCCTCAGCCATAAATCAAGGCTCTGGAGACTTGGCTTGGGATCTGAAGATTTGGGAAACTCCCACCATAGAATTCAGGAACATTCCAAGCTGGATTTGCTTAGTGGCCCAGAATAACAATCCTAGCCAAAAAAGGATAATTATTCAGTTACATGAGAACTGAAAATTTAGAGAGTTAAAGCCAGAGTATTTCTCATGACTATTTTGGGTCTTCAGTCAGCACTGTGTTCTTTTGAGCAGAATGCCCGCCCTCCGGGAGGaattctttcatctcatccttacTGACAGAGCTCACAACAGTTACTGAAAGTCTCAGCTGTCACTTTTGTATAAATAAACAGGATGAAGTGGGCAGTCACCCGCACATTGGAGATATTTTTAGCTGTGGGTGACTTCACTCAAGAGCAACCCATGGAGGAGAAGGTGCCTGGTGCCAGAACAGCCTGCCACGCTCAGCCTCAGCATGGCTCCCTGTGGAGCCTGTGGCTGGGTGGCTTCCTGAGTCAGGGCTGCTTCCTGTTCAGGTAGCCATCCCAGAGCTGCCACCTCCTTCTGAAGATGTCTCGGCTCCACTCCTCAGGCCACAGAGCGGAGAGTGTTCTCAGTCATGTCACCAGAAACTGCCTGTGGGTTTGGTAGATCCCAGGTAGGGGTAGAGGACAGTCCTTCAAACCAGTGTGAGCCCCGTGAGGCCCTGCTGCAGACCCACAGCCAGCTCCCAGGTGGACTTGGGCTCCCAGCAGCAGCCCCTGCCCAGCATGAGCTTGTGTGCTCAGGCCTTGGGCCCACACCGAGTCGTTGCTTCCTCACGAGACCCAACCTGTCACAACTTCTGTGGCTTCTCCCACTTCTGTTTTCTACTTGACGCATGAGTCCGTGCTCGCTTGGAAAGACCACGCACCCCAGTGCCAGCGAGCCGTGGGGATGGGGCTCATACACCCCGCTGGCTGCCCAGTCCCTTCCTCCACATGGTGCTCACGGGCTGAGGGAGGCCCTGTGCACCAGGGGTGCCATAGGAGGTGGCGGGGCTGAGAAAGGCCCAGCAGTTCAGAGGCTGCCTGACGGGCTAGTAGAGGGCCCCCACTTTCCCCACACAGCCTCTTAAAGCTCTCCGGGGTCTCCTCACGTCAGCTTTATGGCCGTGCCCCATTCACACACTTTGTAGgttcaaaatcagaaaaagtgACTTGTACTTATCTTCCATGTTTGCCATTTCCAGAGCCCTTCACTTCTTTGGATGAACCCAGAACTCTTCGTGTTACGTTCTTTTGACTGAGTTCTGAGTTTTCTTTAACATTCCTGGCAATGAACtctctcagtttcttttcttctgaaaaccTCCTATTTGGAAggtatttttgctgggtatagaattctgggCTGCCCTCACCCCCAACTTTTTAATGATGTCATCTGGCTTTCCTGTTATCTCACCAAATATTTCTTGTGCTCCGTTCTGTCTCCTCCCTCTGGGACTGAACTGCAGTTAGAGTTGGCATCATATATGGTGGAGTCAGGTTACCAAAGTTCATGGATGCTCTGCTGTGGTTTCCACCCCTTTTTATCTGTGTTTCCATTTGGGTAATTTGCAACCCATCTTCAATTCCACTGACTCCTTCTGTTGATGAACCCATAAAGGAATTATCTCTGACATCATGCTTTCTGTTTCTAGCAATTTCCTTTTACTTGTCTTAGAGTTTCCATCTCTGCTAAAATTTTCCACCCATTCATGTATACTGTCTACCTTTTCTGTTAGACCCTTTAGCATAGTAATCATCTTAAATTCCTTTCCGAGATTAGTCTGTTGTCATCACTATAATGAAACACCTGAGTCAGGTTActcatgaagaaaagaggtttatttagctcatattttggaggctgaaagtccaaacagcatggtgTGGGCTCTGATAAGGGCCTTATGGCAAGTGGCAACCACAGGAGCACATGCAGGTGCAGGGATCCCATCCCCAGACAGGAAGCTAAAGACTAGACTGGGTGGAGCAGGCTTCTGTAGCCACCACCTGGTGAGAACCACCTCACTCAATCTGAGGACAGCCCTCCATGTCCTATGGACCTCCTGCCAGGctccacctcccaaaggtccacACTTTCTCCAACATCAACACACTGGGGACCAGGTCAGTGGCCCTTAGGGGAAAATTGAATCCAAACCACAGCATCATCTGACACTTCACCCTGGGTCACCTCCAAGCCTGGTTCTATTGATTGTTTTTTCCCTTGATAACATGTTGATTGTTCTTTGCTGAACAAAATACTGAGTAATCTTCAGTTGAATGCTGAGCACTCGTGTGGAACAGAAGAGACGGGTAGGTAGCACTGGAACCTGGAGATGGGCACATCTCTTCTGGCAGACCAGTAGTGTGGGTTTTAAGTCCATTCCCCCTGGAGCCATGCTGGGTTTGGgattttgttgctattgttacCTTCAGTGCACCACGGGCCTCAAACCCCTGTAGGTACTCCAGATCCTGGCAGGAAGAGACCAGCTCAGTGTCCACCGTCACTGCAGCATGTGGGTGAGCAGCTCAGCAGGGACCGTGGCAGGTGGTGATGTCAGGGATGTGAACGAGCCCTGGCATATCACAGAGCCCAGGGGCTTAGTTCCCATCTCACGGCCCCAAGCCCCAGCGGGCAGCTGGGCTCCTCTGGTGGTGTGCCCAGCAGTCTGCTGATGTAGGGAATTTCCGAGTACCCACTGGAGCTGTCCAGGACCCTCACCTCCTAAAGCCAGGGCCACTGCCAGGTCCACTGATGGCCTCCTTTTGCCTCCACAGGAGCTATGGGGAGCTCACTGACTGCACCAGGAACGTGGCCGAGAAGCTGGGCTGCTTCTGGCCCAACACGGAGGTGGACAGGTTCTTCGTCACAGTCCACCGGCACTACTTCAGCATCTGCGCCCTCTCGGGCAGGGCTGTGCAGGACCCATCCAGCGGCATCCTCTGCCCCTTCATCGTGGTCCCCATCATGGTGACCCTGCTGGTGACGGCACTGGTGGTCTGGAGGAGCAAGCGCACAGAGGGCATCGTGTAGGCGGCCCGGGCTGCCTGCCAAGTGTGGGGAGGCTGGTAGGGACACAGCCCGCAGCTGACTCCCACGCAGCCCTAGACCCCCTAGCCGAGAGCGCTCGAGGACTTGAGAGAAGTCCTGCTTGGCATTAACCTCCAGCCCCTGGGGAGCGGGGATGAGACTAACTTGTCTCTGGGAAGTGCCCATGTGGGTCCCGGCATGCTCGTAGCCACCACCGTGTCCCAGCCTGCAGCAGGCTGCCCGCCACCTAGGTGTGTTTGCAGACATGTGTAGCTTCTGATTAAAAGGCTGTTCTGAACTGGGGAGGTGTCCTTATTTCTTGGCAGAAGTGATCTCTCCCTGGGATGAGAAGGTGGAGGAACACAAGTCGCTCCCTGCAGATGCCTTCTTCTCTGACAGGTGGGATCTCCAGGGCCTCCCACAGTGAGGTGCCAGTGACGCTCCGGTGGTGGGGACAGTGCCATGTGTACATTGAAGATGCCCCCCTGCCACACGGCCCCTGCTTTTAGCATTTGGAAATAATAAATCCAACAACAAGAGCCACACTAGGGTCTGCATGCTCCAGGACCGCGCTGAGCCCGTGTTCAGGAGCTGCTCAGAGCCGCCCGAGGCAAGGCCTGTCTCCAtccccacttcacagaagaggaagagTTGGCGTTCTTGTCTGAGTTACCCAAGGGAtccttttttcaaataaaattcccCAAGAAACCCCAACATGCAGGATAGATGAAGGGTGCCCTCCCAGCCCCTGTCCTCACCTTGAACGCCCCACCCACTGGCCACACCAGGAGACCTGGGAAAGCAGTAAGAGTTTTAATTTGAACAATAGGATTGACTAGCTTTACTTGTGTCCTGAGTTGAAGAAAAGGCTCTTCTCCCCAGCTTTATTATGGAAATCATAGGGGGAAAAAAGTTGGTTGGAAGTCTAAGAATCCACAACCAGCAAGGGAGCTGGGGAGTTCAGCTTGGAAGTGAAATTGGCCCAGGCTGTTGCTGTTCCCAGAGCTGCTCGTTAACAAGCTCCCAGGGATGAAAGTGCTCTGAGCCTTTGCTGGAAGCCAAGAAGCAGCTCTGGATTGAGATAAACTTCAAGGAAAAGATATCCCCAAGCGGGCCAGGCAGCCTGGGAACAgagggctggaggaggcgggcggGCAGAGGAGCCTGGGACCAGAGCGCTTCCCTCCTCTCATTAAAAGCCCAGCCCCCGGCTGTGAAATCTGCCTCTcgtcatgaaaaaagaaaattggtgcCATTGTCCTGAAGGACAAGTTAGAAATATGGCCCAGAAAGTCTCCCAGTATTTCAGCCCAGTCACTTCCCTTCTAGGAGTGTGTCCCGAGGACATAATTAGAGACGTGCAAAGGACCTGTGGGGCCTGATCTTCCCCAGCACTGCTGGCCAGGGGGGAGACAGCCTCAGCCCCCACTGGAAGGCTGCCTGCTTAGACGAACTCCAGATGAGTGTCCTGAAGTGGAGCACAGGAGGAATCTCTCTGTGACCCAGCGGTCACTGGAAAGACGTTTCCAGAGAGGGAGATGAGATGGTCTCAGTGTTGTGTGTAACACAGTCCCTATGCCACGCCACAGGGGGAGAATTGCCTGACATGACCCTAGAAATGGTACCGCATGCTACAGTCTGGATCTAACCCCCATCCTGACTGCTGGACATCATTTTCTGGTGACAGATGGCCCCTGGAGGCATTGGGAAGCCAGGCCCTGAATTCTGATGACTCCTTCCCAACTGTGTGATTTTGAgcaacttcttcttttttttttttttaattctgattcattgtacacaaatggggtacaacttgtttctctggttgtacacgaagtagagttgcaccGTTAGTGTAACCacacatgtacgtagggtaaggatgtttgtctccttctgctatttttccttcccccacccttgaGCGACTTCTTGATCTCTCTGGCTTCCCGTGCACGGATGGCGGGTAAGCTCCTTCCAGAGCTGGCAACCTACAGAGGAGCCACGCATTTGGGGCGGGAGGAGAGCCGAGCCCGACAGAAGAGGCTGCAGCTGCTGTCCTCTCTCTGTGTGATGAGCATGATTGCCCTTTGGTCCTCTCAGAACCAACTAAGGAAAACCTACACTTCGGAGCTTTCCAAGGCTGTCTGGGGAGGTGAACTGGGACCTGACTTTGGCTTTTCCTCCTGGGGCACACTGAGATGGGCCACAAGGCTGCTGTCTACTCTGATTACACACCTGTGCCAggaggaagaatggaagagagCCAGCAGCTTGAGGAGCTGTTTGCTGGACAGCCTGCAAATCAGCCTTCTGGCCAACCCACCCCAGCTGCAGCCCCTGGGCCTGGGGATAGCCATGCGAGTGCCCCGTCCCCCACTCACCTGAGCCCCTCCCCGACAGGCATGCTGGCAGGAGGCTGGGGGAATTTGCTCCTCACTAGGAGCCTCCAGTGCACCACATCGTGGGTAGGAGCAAGGGATAAGGCCAGGAACTCCATTTCTGGCTTAGGAACAGGGTCTGGGGAAGCAGCAGCAGGCACCATGTCCAGCCACGAGGGTAGCAAGAAGAACCCCCAAACAGCCAAGAAGCAGGCCAGGAGATAGATAAGGAAGGTAAGGCTTTCAAACTGAaacaagaggagaaaaagaagcatgCATTGCTGGGTACGGggacccacctgtaatcccagcaacttggagggctgaggcaggattgagttcgaggccagcctcagcaacttagtaagaccctgtcttgaaatttttaaaagggctggggacatagctcagtgctaagatgccactgggttcaaccccagtacccaaaaaagaaaagaaaaaagaaactcaaagacCTAAAAGAGAAGCCCACAAAGAACGGTCCCCTAGCCACAGTGGAATTAAAATATCTGGCAAAAAGTAAGCTGCTCCTTGTGCCTGGAGGATGGTGGCCCTTGGCTTCATTCCTATGTGAAAGTCTAGATTCCCCCATGGCAGCTTGTGCCACCTGCAACTGGAAGAAAGTGTCCTCCGTCTTCACATCATCTCCCCCTGTTTGTCCCGATCTCCTTTAACAAAATTGTAATCATTAGTGCACGTGAAGTGTACAAAATAACGAGTTTCTTTGTGACACTTCCATACACGTGTATAACCACGCAGATTGTAGCCACCCTGTTGCTGACCTCCTCTTACACAGACACCAGCTGTTCTGCACGAGGGCCGTCCACAGACCTCAGTTAACCCTGTCACCTCTTTAAAGACTGTCTAAGGTCGCAGGGCTTAGGACTCACCCCTGAATGCAGGGAGGACTCAGCCCATAACAAGAGCCCACCTCTCCCAGCCACCAAGCCACTTTGGTGGTGTCCAGCGTTTCCAGCTGGTTCACTGCACCCACCTGAAGCTGTTCTGAGACCAGAGTGTTGCAACTCACCACGGAGAACAGCACCATGGCCAGAAGTGCTCCGGAAACAACACAAGACGCGGTGAAAACCTGCTTCTCCTCCAAGGGCACCGGCACACATTCTTGTGGGAAGTGAGGGGCCTGATGGGCCGGAGCGGGGGCAGGTCTGGGGGCTCCCAGAGGATTCCCGAGCCAGCATGCAGGGGCTCTGCATCTCGTCCCATTTCAGAAAAAGGGAGAACGGCCGGATGCCAGGCTCCCAACAGGAGCGTGCCCCTCCCCGCACGGGTTctagaaaaggaacaaataaaggagggctgagggaagaggaagaaagaaaagtctttttCTGGAGTTAACTGGGTCAGCccctgggagagaggaagaacGTTCAGGAATGTGCGAGAGGGGCCTGTGGCGGCAGATCAGGAGGGCAGGTGCACAGCGGGGCCTGTTCCGTGGACGTGAGCTGTCCTTGGTCAGGGAGGCCAGGGTGAGGCGAGGAGCAGGAGTGAAGACGCGGCTCCTCACTTCTGCTCTGCTCGCTGTCCTCGGTGTGGAGGCCACGTTTGCTTTGCAGGTCGGGAGACCGAGGCACAGAGAGTGGACAGCAATTCCAGGTGTCCCTGGGCACGAGTATGGGAGCTGAAGGCCCGAGTCCCAGTTCTCTCACCAAGCCTGGCTGCCTCCCTGGGCACAGAACAGTGGAGTGGGCGGCGAGGCCGGCTGCCTCCTGCTGTGTGTGCCTTCAGGGGCTCACAGCCCAGGGTCTGCAGCTCTGGGGAACCGACGCCCAAGCAGGCTGGCCTGTACTGGACCTGTGCCCACCCTGCCGGGGGCCACCCCTGCCCAGGGGGTGCCCAAGGAGGCAATGCTCACAGCCCACCTCTGGGAGGAACACGGGGGGAGAACAGTGCAGGGAGATGCTCTGGTTCTCCATGGCCACCCTGTGCCCAGGCTCAAGGACAGCTGAGCCCTATGTGGGAGAAGAACTGTGGCAATccgctgctttcctcctccactctcGGCAGAGCTTACTGAGAAGGGAGGAGGTCTGCAGCCTCCTGCCTGTGCAGAAGCCTCACCTGTCCTTGCTGGGGGGTCCCAGGGGGCTGACGGCCCCGCCCCCACCCGAGACACCTGGCGATGGAACTACAAGGCCAGGCAGCTAAGGGAGGGATCTGTGGGTGTCCTGTCAGCTCCTCTCAGCCCAACACCATGCTGGCTGCAGTAGCCCTGGGGCCTCTTGCCACCCACTCCAGCAGACCCACTCTTAATCCAATGCTGCCCACCCAGCCGCCCCTCCCATCCCCTTCCATCTTCCCAGCCTTCCCGTTTATAATTTCCCTAAAGCAGATTTCAAAGCTGGTACAAGTAGAACCAAGAATTCCTGGTGATGGGTTTGGTGGGCCTCCTGTTCATAGCCAAGGTGGTTTTAAAGAGACCTGCTTTCCAGCTCTCAAGTCCTTCCCATGTCGCAGCTGGAAACAGTTTTCCAGATAAGGACGCAGATCAGACCCAGGCTGGACCTGGGAGGGGCGTCGGCCTGGAGGGCAGAGGAGTCTAGAACAAAAGCTGGGGTGCCGCGCAGCCTGCAGGGTGGTGGGGCGGTCAAGGGGAGACCCGCCGCTCAGCGCACCCGCTTCCGCTAGGGGCGCGCGCGAGCCCGAGGCGCCACTGTGCGCAGCGGGCGGATCCGGCGCTGCAGCCCTGCCACCTGCTGAGCTCTGCCACCTGCTGAGCCCCTGGCGCCCGCTCAGCGCCCGCTTACCCCTCCACCTGCCCCACACCCTCCTTTCggtctcttttctccctttctcttctttctttttcatattcagATACAACCCAGAATGGCCAAGGAACTTCTAATGCTTACAGTGCTCAGCACATAGTATTCAGAAAAGCGCTCACTGAAGTCCTGCACTGTAATTGATAAGTCAGAGGCCCACGCTTGCTCAGTGAATCCTCCTTTGTTAGACACTTAACTTAGCAGTTTCCTACTTCTCGTTGCCATCAAAACGCtacataaaaacaatttcttttatcATAGAAGTATCCTGTGAAGTGGAGAAAATACGGCACATGAAACAAAGGGCTCTAATTCCTACCGcttggatttgttttgttttgtttttggccactctgatatttgtttttcttttttggtacccgggattgaacccaggggcactcaaccactgagccacacccctattttgcattttatttagagacagggtctcactgagttgctcagcacctccacatttctgaggctgacttcgaactctatatcctcctgcctcagcctcctgagccgctgggaatacaggagtgcaccaccgcGTCCAGCTACACCCAGATaatttttaacattcattttgGCATATGGTCTTACAAACTTTATAGTTAGGTATATAAAGGATACATCAATAgatgcatacatacatagagaTAGCCTCGAACACAAAAATGGGCTCATATTGTCTTCTAAAgaactttttcaattaaaaatatttttttaaatgaaggacaGGTGCtctggtgcatgcttgtaatcccagtgactggagaggctgagccAGAGTAGGCCAGTTGGAGGTCTGCCTGGGAAACTTGGTGACTCTTTTTTTTGAATGACTTACACAGGTTTCTTGATGGCAGGGTgttgtctgttttatttatcGCTATTTATAAATAATGCTCTGATGTGCAGCTTTTTTGTCCCTTAAGAATATCTGGGCCAGGGGATCCTTGGGCTTTGCATAACCTGCCAGACCGTGAAAGCTTGCTTCACCCACTCCCGGCACCAAGGGGAGTTTCTACTTCCTCACACCTTTGCCAGAACCAGGTTCTGggtgttatttcttctctttaaaagagAACAACGCTAACGTTTGCATAAGGAAAAGGAGTCCTCAGAGCTGTGCCCATCACACCGTGGGCTACGGCTCCTGGAAGTGTCCTTGGAAAACGCAGCAGCCAGCCGTTCCGCTCTTCCCAGCCCTGCTCTGCCACAGGCTGACTCTGAGGTCACTTCACACACGTGCACGCCAATGCCTCCGCTGTCTTAGTGTTTCCCACGTATGTCCTAAGTGAGCTGTCGTGTTTTCAGAATATCTCTTTTTATTAGGATTTTGTGAGCTATCAAGTTTGTGTCCTTTGGTACACAGACTGGAAAACttccgttttgttttgttttaatatattattagttgtcaatggaccttcttttatttatttggttttttgttttgtttatttacatgtagtgctgaagatcgaacccaggacctcacacatgccaggcaagcactctaccactgagccacaaccccagcccaaacctTCCGTTTTATTTTGTGCTCTAGAATGGTTTATAGCACATAAGAAatccagagaaggaaaatggaaattcttgatAAATACGTGAAAAGATGCTCTGCCTCAAGGTGATCAGGAAAGTGAACGTGAAAACAATGAgcaggcccagtggtgcacacctgtcatcccagcagcccaggaggctgacacaggaggactgagacttcaaagccagccttagcaatgacAAGGcaccagcaactcagtgagaccctatctctaaataaaatactaaattaggctgggatgtggctcagtggttgagtgcccctgagttccatctctggtacccccccaaaaaacaaaataataatgagatATTGATTTTTGTAGATCATGTTAGCAAAATTCGGAGTGATGAAATCCACTATAACAATATTATTGGAGAGGCAAAAAATTGTTGCCTGTGGGAGGCCAAATGAGGAATCTGTGAGACTTTCAAATCCACACTCCTTTTCACCCGGTGTTGCCCCTTCTGGGAATCTATCCTACCCAATTAAATCATTGTGAGGAAAAACCATAGTGATGTTCATTGCAGCATGGACTGACAGAGAACAGCTGGAAATAACCAGCCTTCCACAGAGAACAGGCCATCACAGCCGCACAAGGAGAGCATATCGCCAAGAGCGTGAGGAGGCCTCTGTGTGACCTCGTGTAGCAGGATGTCCCTGCGAAGTGGCAGTGTCCTCAGGACAACGCAGAGGGACACAGTCAGCCCTGTCGCCACAGACCCTGCACCTGTGAATTCAACCAACCCCGATCCAGAAATACCTGGGGAAAAGTACATCTGTGCGGAACATGGtcagattatttttcttgtcattccctAGAAATACAGTATGACACCTAATTACCCAGCATTTACGCTGTGGTAGGCATTCTAAGTAATGTAGAGAGGATTTCAGCTATACAGAAGAATGTGCCTAGGTTCTACAAAAATACACCATttcatataagggacttgagcatctgtgatTTTGATGTCTgctggggtcctggaaccagtccctcTGGCTGCTCAGGGACAGCAGTGGGTGCACACGTTTGCATATGCATGGGAACAGGCTTAGGAGAACACACAGAAACTGCAACTTCAAAGCCAGAGAGCTGTGGTAACAGGCAGGACAGGACAGTTCACAGCTTGCACGGCGTGCCCTGTTGATGGAggctttataatgaaaatgtgttatttcttttcttttttttttttaattgtaaacaaatagggtacaacttgtttctctggttgtacctgaagtagaggtgtaccatttgtgtaatcatatgtttacatagggtaatggtgtttgattcattctgttattttttccttccccccacccctcccacccctcttttccctctatacagtccctccttcctccattcttgcctccctcccaacccccattatgtatcgtcatccgcttatcagtgagatcattcgtcctttggttttttgagattggcttatctcacttagcatgatattctccaatttcatccatttgcctgcaaatgccataattttattattctttatagctgagtaatattccattgtataaatataccacagtttctttatccattcatcaattgaaggacatgtaggttggttccacagtctggctattgtgaactgagcagctatgaacattgatgtggctgtatctctgtagtatgctgattttaagtcctttgggtataggccgaggagtgggatagctgggtcaaatggtgggtccattccaagttttctaaggaatctccacactgctttccagagtggctgcactaatttgcaaccccaccagcaaagtatgagtgtacctttttccccacatcctcgccaacacctaatgttgcttgtattgaaagtgtgtgggctggggatat
Proteins encoded in this region:
- the Ramp1 gene encoding receptor activity-modifying protein 1; the protein is MARGLRGLPRRALWLLLVQSILLVSACQDTHYSTLVQERCLTRFQKDMEAVGEALWCDWGKTIRSYGELTDCTRNVAEKLGCFWPNTEVDRFFVTVHRHYFSICALSGRAVQDPSSGILCPFIVVPIMVTLLVTALVVWRSKRTEGIV